In Cervus elaphus chromosome 3, mCerEla1.1, whole genome shotgun sequence, the following proteins share a genomic window:
- the LOC122682496 gene encoding tubulin alpha-1B chain, producing MRECISIHVGQAGVQIGNACWELYCLEHGIQPDGQMPSDKTIGGGDDSFNTFFSETGAGKHVPRAVFVDLEPTVIDEVRTGTYRQLFHPEQLITGKEDAANNYARGHYTIGKEIIDLVLDRIRKLADQCTGLQGFLVFHSFGGGTGSGFTSLLMERLSVDYGKKSKLEFSIYPAPQVSTAVVEPYNSILTTHTTLEHSDCAFMVDNEAIYDICRRNLDIERPTYTNLNRLISQIVSSITASLRFDGALNVDLTEFQTNLVPYPRIHFPLATYAPVISAEKAYHEQLSVAEITNACFEPANQMVKCDPRHGKYMACCLLYRGDVVPKDVNAAIATIKTKRSIQFVDWCPTGFKVGINYQPPTVVPGGDLAKVQRAVCMLSNTTAIAEAWARLDHKFDLMYAKRAFVHWYVGEGMEEGEFSEAREDMAALEKDYEEVGVDSVEGEGEEEGEEY from the exons ATG CGTGAGTGCATCTCCATCCACGTTGGCCAGGCTGGTGTCCAGATTGGCAATGCCTGCTGGGAGCTCTACTGTCTGGAACATGGCATCCAGCCTGATGGCCAGATGCCAAGTGACAAGACTATTGGGGGAGGAGACGACTCCTTCAACACCTTCTTCAGTGAGACGGGCGCTGGCAAGCATGTGCCCAGGGCAGTGTTTGTAGACCTGGAACCCACAGTCATTG atgagGTTCGCACTGGCACCTACCGCCAGCTCTTCCACCCTGAGCAGCTCATCACAGGCAAAGAAGATGCTGCCAATAACTATGCCCGAGGTCACTACACCATTGGCAAGGAGATCATTGACCTCGTCTTGGACCGAATTCGGAAACTG GCTGACCAGTGCACGGGTCTTCAGGGCTTCCTGGTTTTCCACAGCTTTGGTGGGGGAACCGGTTCTGGGTTCACCTCCCTGCTGATGGAACGTCTCTCTGTCGATTATGGCAAGAAGTCCAAGCTGGAGTTCTCCATTTACCCAGCCCCCCAGGTTTCCACAGCTGTCGTTGAGCCCTACAACTCCATCCTCACCACCCACACCACCCTGGAGCACTCTGATTGTGCCTTCATGGTAGACAATGAGGCCATCTATGACATCTGTCGTAGAAACCTCGACATTGAGCGCCCAACCTACACAAATCTTAACCGCCTTATTAGCCAGATAGTGTCCTCCATCACAGCTTCCCTGAGGTTTGATGGAGCCCTGAATGTCGATCTGACAGAGTTCCAGACCAACCTGGTGCCCTATCCCCGCATCCACTTCCCTCTGGCCACATATGCCCCTGTCATCTCTGCTGAGAAAGCCTACCATGAACAGCTTTCTGTAGCAGAGATTACCAATGCTTGCTTTGAGCCAGCCAACCAGATGGTGAAATGTGACCCTCGCCATGGTAAATACATGGCCTGCTGCCTGTTGTACCGTGGTGATGTGGTTCCCAAAGATGTCAATGCTGCCATTGCCACCATCAAGACCAAGCGCAGCATCCAGTTTGTGGACTGGTGCCCCACTGGCTTCAAGGTTGGCATTAATTACCAGCCTCCCACTGTGGTACCTGGTGGAGACCTGGCCAAAGTACAGCGAGCTGTGTGCATGCTGAGCAACACCACAGCCATCGCTGAGGCCTGGGCTCGCCTGGACCACAAGTTTGACCTGATGTATGCCAAGCGTGCCTTTGTTCACTGGTACGTGGGTGAGGGCATGGAGGAAGGAGAGTTTTCTGAGGCCCGTGAGGACATGGCTGCCCTTGAGAAGGATTATGAGGAGGTTGGTGTGGATTCTgttgagggagagggagaggaagaaggagaggaatACTAA